The genomic interval atttcgaaaattgaaaatcactcgagctgtttaagagtgatgtagttttttttcgaagagtttaggagttccgtaaagcagtgagagttgatcaaatgtgacgttggataaagatcTGTTGTCTTGTTGAAGCGTAGAGATGCCCTCGAGAGGGCGAGCACTTATGTGGGCAAGTAGGAATTAACTCCGAGGAGCGTTTCATTcaattgtttaaataaagtctacgagtcctcagcttctacgttcgctataaatgatcaactgaaaggttcgaagtgaaaacgaaggagcggttagtAAATGATCAAGGGCTAGTTTTGTATGCTCAGTTGTGTTGCGGTAAGAGATGCAGGCTGAGCGTGTTGTTAGCAGAAGATCATATGCAAATTTCCTTCTGGTTTGagaataaaccagaaggacgttttagtccgcgcaaaacttcctttaatcacgccgcaatcataaaaacttgtaaacaaagaagtTTTTTCAAGAGGTTTATTCTCAAACCAGAAGGAAATTTGCATATGATcttctgctagcaacacgctTAGCCTACGTTTACGCATCTCTTACCGCAACACAACTGAGCATacaaaactagcccctgatcatttactaaccgctccttcgttttcacttcgaacctttcagttgatcatttatagcgaacgtagaagctgaggactcgtagactttatttaaacacttgatCATCCGCAAATACTTAAAATAACTATAGCAGTCTTATTTGTAAAGAAGGTTAATCACAACACCTTACAGAATTTTTGACATGTTTTATAATGTAATACTATTTTAGCATCTATTGACATCTATTGGGTGACCCTGTAAACAcctaaaaatgtaaataataataataataataatactaaaacaGTAGCATTTGCCCATTTTACCTGATTACAGTCTGACTAGTCACTATCAGGTGGAGATTGCTCTGGAATTGATATCAAGCAGAAACTCTTCACAATCATTCCAATCCATTTCACATAGTTCTCTCGGGTGTGTTGTCTCTTCGACATCATTGAATATGTCATTTGCCACCATCAAAATTTCAGCAGCAAGCTTTTCGTTAAAAATTGGGAAGTTTTGCAAAATGTAATCAACTGTAAAGAAGGTCTGCAGCTAAATCTGAAACAATGGCATCAGTTAATACATcttgaaaacaaactgaaatATTGGCTTGACAGGTCACAGCTAAATCCTTTAACACCTCCGTGAATGTGTCTCTTTCATTCGTGTTCACCTTCCTTTCTAAAGTACATGGACAATTGTCAAGATCAGAACAAATCTTAAACATTTCTTCTGGGCATGCTCCACAATAACACTGCTTACTGCACACATCACAGCACTTGTGCAGTGTGGAAGGTTTTTTGATCTTCTCATTACAAAAGTCTAGTATTTCTGCACGTCTACAATTAACTTTGTTTTTAACAAATGCTCTCATTGTGGGATCAAAGTGACACAAATAGTATGCATGATAAAACATTACGGACAAAACATCAGAACCATCCCTTCCACCTCTTCCAACTGCTTGAAGGTAGGATTCCATGCTCTCTGGCACTCCAAAAATAACAACCCTTCTGATGTTGGGTATGTTAACTCCCATTCTAGTCCCAGGGCACTAGTTGCTATTACCAGGCGAATATTTCCATTGGGAGACATTAAATCCGACAGAACATTATCCTTAATGTCTTGAGGGGTCTTTGAGCGATACATGACCactttacttttgcatcaaagAAAGTGTTGAAAGGTGTCATAAATGTCACCACATGCTTTTAATGACTGAcagaaaattattgtttttttcagcATGGGCATTGTTGATTATGTCACTGATAAGCCAACCAAAGGTATCCTGCAGTTAACTTTTAGCTTTTTCAACGGCATATTTCACATTTCGTTTGTCAGGTGACATCCGAATGGTTTTGACACCTGTCATGTTTAACATCTTTATAATTTTTTCCCTTAACTTTGTACTGGCTGTTGCAGTAAGGCAGAGCATTGGAACTTTCAGAATGTTGCCAACTCTAGAATAAGCAGCTCGGAAAGGAGCTTGGCCATGACTACCGGTACCCCTGAAAAAGTGTGCCACAAATATAAACATGTGAATAATGCGGCTTTCATTTGTGTATTGAAAAGTAATATTAGTTTTTCAACTACGCAGATTTTATTTGCTACACAATAGACTTACAAAACTCCTGCCCCTTTTTCATCCAATCAAGAGTAAAACCAAACCCAAGTACAACTTGTTCTCAACTTCAGGTTTTCATTGGTTCACTGTACTGTCTGTGTCCTTTGTGCTTGGCTACAGTGATACATGTAACTTTGGTTTGGTGTTACGAAACTCAATTGGAAACCACTCTACCCACTAGTCATAATATTAATCAGGAATTGATGTTGATTCATTGTAGTGAAGGTTAATGTGAGCCAAatcaataataaaaatgttcaaatgcATGCGTAGGTATCAATAAAAACACCTTGCAAGCAGACTCatctttttttggctttatctTTTATCACACGATACAGAGCATACACCTGTATGGACCATAAgaaaaggctctgcttgcagggtgcaATAAAAACAGAGTAATGTGCTTTCTATTAAATTAGTTTATAtgtcaaacaaaaataatatcattatgattAAATTATCAGGCATATACAATCATGACTCCATTTAATTCTTGATtttataaactttatttcacGTTTGTGCATATcggaaattaacaatgaaccaGATTTGTATCAAgctggaaaaagaaaagcaacTCACCAAGTAACCACGCAAGGCGTTTCATCAATAACGACGCCAAAAATATTTTCGCCCAGATAAGATCGGATCTGGTCGTCGATCAGGGCATTTAGTGGTGACACAACCAACAACATCGGACGGATAGGTAGAGAAAAGAGTCCAGAGTACTTTCACAAATCTTTGGCGAGCGGGATCGCAAGTTGATAACTAAGAGATTTTCCGTGCCTGGTGGGCAAAGATATGAAAGTATCTGTCCCAGATGCGAAAGACTTAATAGCAGCTGACTGTTGCTTGCTCAGATCATGCACATTTTTAAAGTTAGATACAACACGAAGCAGAGCATCGTCAAGCGTTTTCTCAAGGTCTCCTTTCGCCGGACCTTTTGCCGCTATTTTTCTTGCTTCCAGCGGGCTCAGTTTCGATCATCGGTTTCTCCCAAAAATTCATACTTGCGCTTGAAAAACCAGTTTGAGGAGAGTAAACCGGAATGACTAGCCCAAGAACTGGGCTATGGTGACTTCGAAGGATGGACTAGATTTGTGCAGAGCCTATTTTTTCCGTGTAtaaaagaggctctgctcgcagggtgtcgCAATACTAGAAAGTGTGATAAATACTgtaagaaacagacaacttttttaaaagacacgtttcggcatgcttatgccatcatcagtttaatgagttcctaggtgtgaacagttataaagtctacgggtagatgaaaaaattattacaacatgacataatacaaaagcgggtactatttacagcgtgacaccaaacatcaacgtgtaaactaaaacgtgagaaaagtgttgtaatgctgtaattgtttgttaagttccggtttgatcttatttatataaaaagcttctttgagttttaaatcaattaagttgctggcagaatccagaatacgaAAGCATGAAGggagtatttgttcttacataaaggagatgtgttaaaatgcttaaaaatatgcgaatTTTTATCGCGACTAGTTTTGCCAATATAATGGGAATTACAACCCCCACAAGAAAAtgggtaaactaccatggattttagagaaACAGGAGTAGAGGAGTTTGCACAGGTGTTTGTGTTTTTATCAAGAAACGCAAAGCTGAACTGGATTTGTCCTTTCTTCGTTCATGTAAGTCCTTCAATGTTTTCCCGAAATTTATTTGTTTCCCTTTACCCAACACCAACCATCATGATGTCACCGCTATTCACAAACGCCTTCTTCGCAGTGCCATCTCCAAACGTCAAAAAGCATAACGAGCCAGACGCCCTTAACAACCAAAACAGTACCTCAGTATCCCGCGGAGATAGGAGGCAATATGCCCGGTATCTCAGAGGGGTGCCCAGTTGCTTGTAGCATTCCAATGTAATTGAATCCCTTAGGATTATATAATTAATAACTCTTTCACTCACACTTACAAGGTAAAAGGTGTTCTAAAAAAGGACGACTTGCAACATAACAGATGCGATCACACTGTAATCCCATAAAAGCGATTTTTGTGTTCCAGGACATAATGGCTGGCTCCGGTATTGAAGTTAGGATTTGCTTATGGAAGGTGTCTACCGTAGGACGTCACGATTGTTGGAAATTAAGTGACTGAAGTGACTGAAGTGACTGAGGTGCAAACGAGGGaaaatgttacacaaaaacattaTTTCTGGTAATGTTTCCCTTTTTGCCCGCTTCAAGAAACATCGCAAGTACGGAAAAGTTTCGTCCTTTGAGGGGCCAATaatcttaaaaaaagatttacaaGTGATTCAAGTGAAATATACAAATGTCCATTGCGAAAGTGTTTTGCTTACGCTACAATAGTTCACACAATGCTATTCCAGCACTCAATGCTGAATGATCATGAAAGTGTAATCGTCACGTTAAGATTATAGATATAACCTTAAACTTGAAGGGACTTGTTAAGTTCcataccttaaaaaaaaaaaggagttaGCCTCGGCAAGTTCTGAAAACTATTAGTACAGTCACGTAAATTATTAACATGACAGGGGAGTCTTGCCGTAATTTTAGGAGAAAGGCATTGAAAGGGTCAGTTTATCCAAATTTCTATGGTATATAATGCTTATCTAATTATCTGAGGAAGGGAAAAAGATTATGGCACTGAGAAGATACTGCGATGTTGCTCAAAAAGATGGCAActaataaaataagaaataatccTTTCAGAGACAGTCGATAATACCTTTACCCATCGAAAGAACGGAAACATGCAACACTTCCAATGATGGTTTTTTTATTATAACCTAcagataaaataatattccaagCTTAAGAACATGATTAACTATCAATACTGAATTTCTCAAACAAAAGATACGCGAATGTAGCATTTTATGCTCATTTTTAGGCATAGCCAGCCAAGATAAAACCTcttcccaggttcaagacctcAACTGATTTGCAGTAACACATTAGATGCTCGAGGGATTCCTCTTCAGTCTTACATAAGAAATGATAGCGATTCCGCAATTTTAAATTTCTAAGTTTACTATTTCTATAAAACTTCCCGATCGGCAATTTGTATTCAAAACCTCTTAAATTTGTTTCCTAAGTTACAGAAGGAAAGTGAAAAGATTTGCAAGTTCCAATCGACAGAGAGAACTGGgtcttcattttttaaatttggtctgGGAGGACGGAGGAAATTCTTTGCGGAAACTTAACTCTTCACAGATTTGCCTTGAGGAAACGTATGCTGTGTTGCGGATTCTAttgcttaaggtggctggaaccagtttcaccacttagagaccttcttattagatgggttataactactatactgtatcacgtaacagcaatgttatggtaccacatcaaacaccaattattgcttaacgaAATGCGCTCAcaattttgacgtaataggttaccatggcaacatgaaagctatccaaaaacaccctatatttcgtctttacttgcttatatctttcAAATGAaatcggtgacccccattttttattgtagaatagtactTAGCAATTTAAGatagaactatcagcaaagtttaaaaaaattcttgggagccaattcagagctacattaatttttcaaaaattttttgtgttccagccaccttaagcttCAAAACCCTCCTTGTAGAGATTAGCAACAACGGTGGAAACCGGGCTCCCCATGGCTGCACCTTCTCTCTATTCGCAGATCAATACATTATACTAAAAATACGTAGATCTTAATACGAAATCTAAGAGGTCCGTAATGTGGGCAGGTGTCAGTGTCGTGCGATCAGCAAGGCATTGGTCGCTCATCCTTTCATCCTTTTAGAGAAGAAACTAACCTGTATTGCTGATATCAATTGTCTCTGAGTATGTTCCCCAGTCTCTAACAAACTTCCCGGAATTCTTCAGTTGGGAGTAAAACTAGAGATATGGAATTCAGCAATAATAGATACTCCAATTCCCTATTAAGTTACCCGAACTTGTGATAGCCTTTTTAACATAATAGCTGAGCAGAACTTGTGCCAGAGACAAAAGAACAGTCATTAATGAGGCAAAAGAATCTAAGAGGCCTGCGTCAGCTACAAACCTACATATGTATAATGTCATATTTGGTTCTTTTTCCCATTTGTCTCAAAACTATCTCGATGTTTATCAAAGCCACCGAAGTTGATGCCATTCATGTTTAATGTCCAGGATCCAGACAACCCCTTAAAATTATTAAACCATgtgctgaaccagaaaggatatacaacaatccATTAATCTACAGCTAAACAtgattatctttgttgtatatcccaggagcactccggcacatttcagtgccagaaCTTCTaactggctgaaccagaaaagatatacaacaatgcttaaatctgtgactaaacatgattattatctttgttgtatatcccaggagcactcaggcacatttcagtgccaggactcctacctggctgaaccagaaaagatatacaacaatgTGTTAATCTATGACTAaagatgattattatctttgttgcaTAACCCAGGAGCACTccggcacatttcagtgccagaaCTTCTaactggctgaaccagaaaagatatacaacaatgcttaaatctgtgactaaagatgattattatttttgttgtatatcccaggagcactcaggcacatttcagtgccaggactcctacctggctgaaccagaaaagatatacaacaatgcttaaatctgtgactaaacatgattattatctttgttgtatatcccaggagcactcaggcacatttcagtgccaggactcctacctggctgaaccagaaaagatatacaacaatgTGTTAATCTATGACTAaagatgattattatctttgttgcaTAACCCAGGAGCACTccggcacatttcagtgccagaaCTTCTAACTGTCTGAACCAGaaaagatatacaacaatgcttaaatccgtgactaaagatgattattatttttgttgtatatcccaggagcactcaggcacatttcagtgccaggactcctacctggctgaaccacaaaagatatacaacaatgcttaaatctgtgactaaagatgattattatctttgttgtatatcccaggagcactcaggcacatttcagtgccaggactcctacctggctgaaccagaaaagatatacaacaatgcttaaatctgtgactaaagatgattattatctttgttgtatatcccaggagcactcaggcacatttcagtgccaggactcctacctggctgaaccagaaaagatatacaacaatgcttaaatctgtgactaaagatgattattatctttgttgtatatcccaggagcactcaggcaaatttcagtgccaggactcctacctggctgaaccagaaaagatatacaacaatgcttaaatctgtgactaaagatgattattatctttgttgtatatcccaggagcactcaggcacatttcagtgccaggactcctacctggctgaaccagaaaagatatacaacaatgcttaaatctgtgactaaacatgattattatctttgttgtatatcccaggagcactcaggcacatttcagtgccaggactcctacctggctgaaccagaaaagatatacaacaatgTGTTAATCTATGACTAAAGATGGTTATTATCTTTGTTGCATAACCCAGGAGCACTccggcacatttcagtgccagaaCTTCTaactggctgaaccagaaaagatatacaacaatgcttaaatctgtgactaaagatgattattatttttgttgtatatcccaggagcactcaggcacatttcagtgccaggactcctacctggctgaaccagaaaagatatacaacaatgcttaaatctgtgactaaagatgattattatctttgttgtatatcccaggagcactcaggcaaatttcagtgccaggactcctacctggctgaaccagaaaagatatacaacaatgcttaaatctgtgactaaagatgattattatctttgttgtatatcccaggagcactcaggcacatttcagtgccaggactcctacctggctgaaccagaaaagatatacaacaatgcttaaatctgtgactaaacatgattattatctttgttgtatatcccaggagcactcaggcacatttcagtgccaggactcctacctggctgaaccagaaaagatatacaacaatgTGTTAATCTATGACTAaagatgattattatctttgttgcaTAACCCAGGAGCACTccggcacatttcagtgccagaaCTTCTaactggctgaaccagaaaagatatacaacaatgcttaaatctgtgactaaagatgattattatttttgttgtatatcccaggagcactcaggcacatttcagtgccaggactcctacctggctgaaccagaaaagatatacaacaatgcttaaatctgtgactaaagatgattattatctttgttgtatatcccaggagcactcaggcacatttcagtgccaggactcctacctggctgaaccagaaaagatatacaacaatgcttaaatctgtgactaaacatgattattatctttgttgtatatcccaggagcactcaggcacatttcagtgccaggactcctacctggctgaaccagaaaagatatacaacaatgTGTTAATCTATGACTAaagatgattattatctttgttgcaTAACCCAGGAGCACTccggcacatttcagtgccagaaCTTCTaactggctgaaccagaaaagatatacaacaatgcttaaatctgtgactaaagatgattattatttttgttgtatatcccaggagcactcaggcacatttcagtgccaggactcctacctggctgaaccagaaaagatatacaacaatgcttaaatctgtgactaaacatgattattatcttcgTTGtttatcccaggagcactcaggcacatttcagtgccagaaCTTCTaactggctgaaccagaaaagatatacaacaatgcttaaatctatgactaaagatgattattatctttgttgcaTAACCCAGGAGCACTCCGGCACTTTTCAGTGCCAGAACTTCTaactggctgaaccagaaaagatatacaacaatgcttaaatctatgactaaagatgattattatctttgttgtatatcccaggagcactcaggcacatttcagtgccaggactcctacctggctgaaccagaaaggatatacaacaatgcttaaatctatgactaaagatgattattatctttgttgtatatcccaggagcactcaggcacatttcagtgccaggactcctacctggctgaaccagaaaggatatacaacaatgcttaaatctagggctaaacatgattattatctttgttgcataacccaggagcactcaggcacatttcagtgccaggactcctacctggctgaaccagaaaggatatacaacaatgcttaaatctgtgactaaacatgattattatcttcgTTGtttatcccaggagcactcaggcacatttcagtgccaggactcctacctggctgaaccagaaaggatatacaacaatgtgTTAATCTATGACTAaagatgattattatctttgctgtatatcccaggagcactcaggcacatttcagtgccaggactcctacctggctgaaccagaaaggatatacaacaatgcttaaatctgtgactaaacatgattattatctttgttgtttatcccaggagcactcaggcacatttcagtgccaggactcctacctggctgaaccagaaaggatatacaacaatgtgTTAATCTATGACTAaagatgattattatctttgctgtatatcccaggagcactcaggcacatttcagtgccaggactcctacctggctgaaccagaaaggatatacaacaatgtgTTAATCTATGACTAAAGATGATCATCTTTGTTGCATaacccaggagcactcaggcacatttcagtgccaggactcctacctggctgaaccagaaaggatatacaacaatgcttaaatctgtgactaaacatgattattatctttgttgtatatcccaggagcactcaggcgcATTTCactgccaggactcctacctggctgaaccagaaaggatatacaacaatgcgttaatctacggctaaacatgattattatctttgttgtatatcccaggagcactccggcacatttcagtgccagaaCTTCTaactggctgaaccagaaaagatatacaacaatgcttaaatctgtgactaaagatgattattatctttgttgtatatcccaggagcactcaggcacatttcagtgccaggactcctacctggctgaaccagaaaggatatataacaatgcttaaatctatGAATAAAGATTAATAGTgtttataacaaaaataattattgtatataaCAAGCAAATtcactgatttaaaaaaaggtggTTTAAATCTGTGTGTTGTTATACCGTAAAGCTCCTACTGATAACTCTAACCGTCAAAGGAACAAATGTTACCTGGATCATTTCTTCACAGAATGTGATCTGATTTAAAAGGTAGGTCTCAACAACATCTCTATTCTTGAAGAAATTTATCATGTTCTGGTCTGGCAGGTATCTTACCATAATTTCTTCTATATTGTCTAAAAACCTGCGCTGACAGTTGACCCTGAGAGCCAAAAGTAATGAGCTGTGGAAAAGCTCAAACTTTTCTAGTCTATATATTTGGATGTGAAAGTTCAGGAAATGGTAAGGTGTATATGGGACATTCGACTGATCTCTGATGGGGTAATTTTAACCACTAATATTTATCCAatctttaagaaaaaaaaaaagaaaaacagatgaACAAGAGCTTAACAACATACATTGTGTGTACCCCTGTTCGCCCAAGCTTAGTCAGGTTtacaaaaattttgattttatcaacggagttgataatgtaaattggccaccgtacagagattctaaaagctgacgtttcgagcgttagcccttcgtcagagcgaagggctaacgctctaaacgtcagcttttagaatctctgtacggtggccaatttacattatcaactccgttgataaaaccaaaatttttgtatactacttccccaccaacgcagcaccacagtttctttagaaactaccccttcattcattagtCAGGTTTAGCATAGTTTGCCATCCTTGATCTGGAATCCTGGACTGTAGTTTGAAGTAAAGCAAAGTCCAATCGGAGACACGGAGggactgaaaaaattcagggcaCTATCCCCAAGCATGGTCTCGAAAGCTTGCTTTGGCCCATTTTTGTGGTCACTTCAGCATTTTAGCCACTTCGGGTTTACTAACATGATCTGCTACAGCTTATGCCAGCGGCAGCTGGTAATTCTCCCGAACATCGCTGATAAAAGTCCACTCGTCCTCTGGTTCCTCTGAAATTTTCTCTGGTTCCTCTTAAATTTTCTCTGAAATACCGAGCGCACGCGGTATTTTTGGCTTCTTCGCGAAGCGATTTAAGCTGTTCGAGAGCTTCTTCAAGGCCAGTTTTGAGCTTGatgttttccttttgtaaccTCTCGAGCTCAAAAAGTTTTGACTATTCCAGGCTAGGAGTGGAACCTGAAAACTCAAGATGATCGTCTGTTCGCTGGGCGGAACTGCCTGTCggtgaatttacatactgcTCACGCTCGGCCCAAATCGATCTTTAGCCCATTAATAGCGTCGATTAGCCGCTTGTAGCAGCTAACTTCGCTAGATTTTATGGTCCTTCGAGTTACCGCACAGACAACTCCAAACAGAGAAGCCACAGCCACAGACTCTCCCCTACTACTCCTTCGATCTATGGCCAAGACTGTGAGATCTTTTACATCAACAAGCTTGACGAGGGCAAATTCGGACGGGAAATTTTGCACTAACGGGGATCTCGACAAGAATTTGCTGGGCTGACAACCTCATATCGTCGAATTTAGTACAAACCACTGTTTCTCTGGGTCGCTAACTAGATTGACACGACAGATATCAAACGCTTCAGAGAAGGCCTCCATAACTTCGCTGAAGACGAGGGAAACAGCGCAATTTCCCGCGCTGCTCAAGGTTAATGTGAAATCCAAGCTCCGGAAATGTCAATACATTAAATTCCACCCATATTAAAACCAGGTACCTTTCAGTGTTAATTGCTTGTGAAAACTCTACGGGGCTTAAACCACAACACAACCACAAACCAGCCATGATGATATGTCCTGACCATGAATATGACGTCACTCCCTAGCAACCGTGTGAGTCGCATTTTTTAACTTCCGGTTATCTCTGGCTCGTTATGGCTCAACAAACTAACCTGTGACTGTGACAAGTTAACCGAACGCGTTAAGAACTCTCCGAAATCTGTTGATTGGTACCTTCTACAAAGAGCTTCAAAGAAAAATGTCGACAAGAACATCTCTTAAGTTATTTCAACTCATCGGAAGAAACTTAAAAGCCTAACTAAGAATGCCGTACTACCCTTCTCACCAAATGAAACTGTAAACAATCTCTCCTCGTTTAATCTAATTGATGATGAACTTGAACTTCTAAAGAATGGGCTGGGATTCTCCATCAAACCTCATCATCTCAACAAGACAGACATTCTGGCTTCCTTCGAAAAGATCCACTATACCATGAAGAACAAACT from Montipora capricornis isolate CH-2021 unplaced genomic scaffold, ASM3666992v2 scaffold_440, whole genome shotgun sequence carries:
- the LOC138035972 gene encoding putative ATP-dependent DNA helicase Q1, translated to MGVNIPNIRRVVIFGVPESMESYLQAVGRGGRDGSDVLSVMFYHAYYLCHFDPTMRAFVKNKVNCRRAEILDFCNEKIKKPSTLHKCCDVCSKQCYCGACPEEMFKICSDLDNCPCTLERKVNTNERDTFTEVLKDLAVTCQANISVCFQDVLTDAIVSDLAADLLYS